TCTCTATGCCACCTTGTCAGGTGTCGGCTTCTTTTCTCTTGCAATAAATTATCGCATTTATGCGACTTCTATTCCAAAAAAAATAGCATTTAAGTCTGCAAGATTAAGTTTCAATGTTTCAGCAATAATGTTAACTTCCCGAATTGTAAAAGCCTCCCCATCACTCTCTAGTTTCCGATAGAATGTGGATCGATTGATCCCAAGTAAAGACGCCATTTTATCAGCATTCACTTTATACTCAACCATCCGCCCACGCAATCTATCTACGTTTACCATGATATCACCTCCATAACTTAATTATCGCATATATGCGATTTCTAATTATAGAATACGCTATTCATGTTTCAATGTCAAGCTATTTTTCGCAATTTATGCGAAAAATATTGCATATCCGCGAGAAAGATGATATTATCAATAACAGGAGGTGCACGTTATGACTATTGGTAGCCGCATACGAGAATATAGAAAAAAGCTAGACTTATCCGTTGATGATGTCGCTGAAAAGTTAGGAAAAAACAGAGCAACTATCTATCGCTATGAAAGCGATGATATAGAAAATTTGCCTGCATCTGTACTCGAACCGCTGGCAAAAATCCTACAGACAACTCCTGCTGAATTGATGGGTTGGAAAAGAGAAAGTATTGATGATTTCTTTGCCTTGCCAAACATCGAGCCATACAATCCGACGATGGTTCCCGTCATCGGCTCCATCGCCGCAGGCACTCCGATTCTCGCCGCCGAAAACATCGAAGGATACGCACCCCTACAAGGCAAAAACGCCGACTTCGCACTCACGGTCAAGGGCGACAGCATGATCGGCGATAACATACATCCCGGAGACATCGTCTTTATACGTCAGCAGCCGACCATTGAAATCGGCGAGATCGCCGCCGTCCTCATCGACGGCGATGCTACACTAAAGCACTTTTATCGAGACAGCGACTCTGTTACCCTTGTATCCTCCAACCCGAAATATAAACCCATGGTGTTCCGCAACGGCGACTGCGACGAGTTTCGAATCTTAGGTAAAGCCATCGCCTATTTACATGATCTGGAATGATATCCCGTCGATGTTTTCATAACATACGTTAGGAGGATACCCGTGCTTTACTTCTTAATCTTTCTCCTAGTCATATCGTGGATATATATTCTGTGTTCTTCTTCCACTGTCAATCACTTAAATCAAAAGAATACAGAATTGAAGAACGAAAATCAAAGTCTGAAGCACGCGATTGAGGACTTAGAAGAGAAGGACCTATGTTGTGTGCAGTTGCGCGATACTTTATCGAAATACCGGCAAAGGTTAGAACAAATAGATGGATGGGAAAAACGCAAAGAGTCCGCTAGACAGAAGCGAATCGAAGCCGGTGCATGCTATGAGCGATATATCGGATTTCTTTCAGAGGAAAAAGGGTTTTCTACTATATATTATGGCATATTAAAAGGATTTGATGACCATGGCATTGATTTGATCTGTGCAAGGGATAAACGTATATATATTGCTCAATGTAAATACTGGAATCCGAGATACAGAAAGGTGAACTACAAAACCATTCTATACTTAATCGGTTCTACATTTTGGTTTTATTCAACTTACATATCAAAAGATATTAAAGATTTTGCTGATGCTATGAGTCAAAAGAAAATTATTCCGCTATTGGTAGTCAGTCACAAGGTCACGGATCCTGCCATTCTTGCTCTTTCTAAGCGGTTGGGGGTTATCCTCATCGAAAAACCTATGCGCAGGCAAATGAATAAAACACCTATTAAGTATGCCGCCTCTATCCTTTCCAACGAAACCTCCTATATTACTCCCTCCGACTCTAAGACGGACTATGTTATCGCAAATATGGATAGAAACATCCAATTCTATCAAAATTTTGTTCAGACTTACTTCAAAGAAATCCACTATTATTTAATCAAGAGAGTTCGTTCGACTCAACCTATAGAGGTTTTCTATCAAATATCATATAGAAATATAAAGGATTCTGATGAAGTGAAGCCTGATGAAACGATCTTTGATATAGAGCACTCCAGTGAGATAGAGTCTCCTGAATCAATAGTTAATGATGAGGAAGACTTTGATGAAATGAGCTTCGATGATGCGGAGGCTTATTTGGCAGCACATGGAGAGTATGATTCGAACTGGGAAAACACGCCATAACCTATTTACACGATCCGGAATGATACATAAGCAATCAAAAAAGCCGCCCAACGGCGGCAGAAGGGAGGTTCTTATGGGCGATGTATCTATGGAGACAATACGGGCACGAATCCAATCTGACGCGATATCATGGACAACCCATGTCGCTACCCGTATGATAAAACGCAGCATAGCGCCGCTCGATGTGCTTTCCGTATTGCGTGACGGGCATATCATAGAGCATTATCCCGAGGATTACCCGTTCCCGAGTTGCTTGGTTTTCGCCATAGTCGATGGCCGCCCTATACACGTTGTCTGCAGCATAGGAGATGAGCAGCTTTATGTCATAACCGCGTATCAGCCTGATGCGGCGCGATGGGATTCTACATTTACAAAACGCATTGACACTGACAATAAGGAGGAAGATCATGAATAAGTGCACATTCTGCAAAGGTTCAACGAGGGAGGGACTTTCCACATTTACGGTTGAGATCGACTCCAGCGTCGTTGTGATTCGTAATGTTCCGTCCATGATCTGCGAGCAGTGCGGCGAGATCTACTACACAACAGAGGTCATGACTCGCATGTATCAGATCGCACAGCTGGTGAAAGACTCCATGTCGGAAGTGGCGATCGTGAACTACCATCCGGCGGCATAGTTCCTTTCATGCACGTTGATTCAAGTAATTTGACAGTTTTTCTGCAAAAACGTAAGTAAAATAAAACTAAATCTCCATTATTGAAAGGAGTTGATGCCCCTTTTTATTCATTCTCCGGTATGCCGCATCGGATACCCTGCACATTATCAATATCGGTTCTCGTGGAGATATTTACAAATAAGGAGGATATGACATGAATGCAAATGAGCAAGAGATGCTTCGTCTCTATAATTTTCTGCCGGATGTTGATAAGGATTTCGCTCTCACGTTCATGAGGAAGCTTGTTCTTGCATGGGATCCTGACTTCACAAAACTCACGCCGATGGAACGCGCCGAGTTGGATTCCGCCCGTGAAGATTTTCGAAATGGAAACGCAGTTTCCCATGAGGATATTGACTGGAACTAATGATTGGACGGTCGATATCAGAGATTATCGCCGCCTGTCGAAACACCATGAAGAGGATTCCCAAACCAGATTTAGGAGGAGTAGAAATGGCACCTATAGAACCGTCTGGCACTGAGACTATACCTCTGCCGGCAAAGAAGTCACGAAGGAGGAATACTCCGGTGTACGTCAGCAGAATCAAAAAGATGATTCTGCATAAGTTCCGTCAATTCGAGGAGAAGGAGATTCCAATTGCCAAAGGGTTGACCGTTATAGCGGGACATAATGCAACAGGAAAATCCACACTCCTTGCCGTCTTGGCCAATAGCTGCGAATGGAAAACCGAAAAACCTTTGATCAAGTCGAGT
This portion of the Selenomonas sp. TAMA-11512 genome encodes:
- a CDS encoding helix-turn-helix domain-containing protein, translated to MVNVDRLRGRMVEYKVNADKMASLLGINRSTFYRKLESDGEAFTIREVNIIAETLKLNLADLNAIFFGIEVA
- a CDS encoding S24 family peptidase; translation: MTIGSRIREYRKKLDLSVDDVAEKLGKNRATIYRYESDDIENLPASVLEPLAKILQTTPAELMGWKRESIDDFFALPNIEPYNPTMVPVIGSIAAGTPILAAENIEGYAPLQGKNADFALTVKGDSMIGDNIHPGDIVFIRQQPTIEIGEIAAVLIDGDATLKHFYRDSDSVTLVSSNPKYKPMVFRNGDCDEFRILGKAIAYLHDLE
- a CDS encoding type II toxin-antitoxin system MqsA family antitoxin — its product is MNKCTFCKGSTREGLSTFTVEIDSSVVVIRNVPSMICEQCGEIYYTTEVMTRMYQIAQLVKDSMSEVAIVNYHPAA